The proteins below are encoded in one region of Taeniopygia guttata chromosome 15, bTaeGut7.mat, whole genome shotgun sequence:
- the RAN gene encoding GTP-binding nuclear protein Ran (The RefSeq protein has 1 substitution compared to this genomic sequence), protein MAAQGEPQVQFKLVLVGDGGTGKTTFVKRHLTGEFEKKYVATLGVEVHPLVFHTNRGPIKFNVWDTAGQEKFGGLRDGYYIQAQCAIIMFDVTSRVTYKNVPNWHRDLVRVCENIPIVLCGNKVDIKDRKVKAKPIVFHRKKNLQYYDISAKSNYNFEKPFLWLARKLIGDPNLEFVAMPALAPPEVVMDPALAAQYEQDLQIAQTTALPDEDDDL, encoded by the exons ATGGCCGCCCAGGGAGAGCCGCAAGTGCAGTTTAAG CTTGTTCTGGTTGGTGATGGTGGCACTGGTAAAACAACATTTGTAAAGCGTCACTTGACTGGTGAATTTGAAAAGAAGTATGTAG CCACACTGGGTGTTGAAGTTCATCCTCTGGTGTTCCATACTAACAGAGGCCCTATTAAATTTAATGTATGGGACACAGCTGGCCAGGAGAAGTTTGGTGGCCTGCGTGATGGCTACTATATCCAAG CTCAGTGTGCCATCATCATGTTTGATGTAACATCGAGAGTTACTTACAAGAATGTACCTAATTGGCATAGAGATCTGGTACGAGTATGTGAAAATATCCCCATAGTCTTGTGTGGCAACAAAGTGGATATTAAGGACAGAAAAGTCAAGGCAAAATCCATTGTGTTCCATAGGAAGAAGAATCTCCAG TATTATGACATTTCAGCTAAGAGTAACTACAACTTTGAGAAGCCTTTCCTGTGGCTTGCTAGGAAGCTCATTGGAGATCCCAACTTGGAGTTTGTTGCCATGCCTGCGCTTGCACCTCCTGAAGTTGTTATGgacccagcactggcagcacagtATGAGCAAGACTTACAG ATTGCTCAGACCACCGCACTGCCAGATGAAGATGATGACCTGTGA